The Gemmatimonadaceae bacterium genome contains the following window.
CGCGCGATGCTCTGCCGTCGCACGGATGTCTTTCCGGTGGAGTGCGTAGTGCGCGGCTACCTCGCCGGTTCGGCGTTCAAGGAGTACGCCGCGAGCGGCACGTTGGCGGGCGAGCGATTGGCCTCCGGCCTCAAGGAGAGCTCGCGCTTCGATCCGCCGGTCTTCTCGCCCGCCACGAAGGCGGAGTCGGGCCACGACGAGAACATCACCATCGCCCAGATGGGCAAGGTTGTCGGCGCCGACACGGCCGCCGAGCTCGAGCGCCTCTCGCGCCTCGTGTACTCGCGCGGCCGCGACCTCGCGGCACAGCGCGGCATCATCATCGCCGACACGAAGTTCGAGTTCGGCCGCGACGCCGACGGCAACACCTTGTTGATTGACGAAGTGATGACGCCCGACAGTTCCCGCTTCTGGCCGGCGGACCAGTGGACGGAAGGCAAGGCCCCGCCAAGCTTCGACAAGCAGCCCCTGCGCGACTGGCTCGCCGCGGAGCGTGCCGCCGGCCGCTGGAACGGCGAGGCCCCGCCGCCGACCCTGCCGGACGACGTCGTGGCGGCCACCAGCCGTCGCTACCTCGAGGCCTACGAGCGCCTCACCGGTTCCCCCCTCGACATCACCCAACTCCCGTGAACTTCGCCCGCGAAGGCATCCCATTCATCCTGATCGCCCTGGCGCTGGCCGCGGCGGGCTACACGCTCGCCCTGATGCGCCGCTCCTGGCCGCTCTGGGTGCTGGCGTTCGTGCTCACCATCCTCGTGCTCTGGGTGGCGTACTTCTTCCGCGACCCCGAGCGCACCGGTCCGCGCGGCGACCAGTACGTGATCTCGCCGGCCGACGGCCGCGTCATCGCCATCACCGAGGTGGACGAGCCCAGCTTCATCCAGGGCCGGGCCATCAAGATCTCGGTGTTCATGAACGTCTTCAACGTGCACGTGAACCGGTATCCGGTGAGCGGCAAGGTGGCCTACGTGCACTACAACCCCGGCAAGTTCCTCAACGCGGCCGCGGACAAGGCCTCGCTGGAGAACGAGCAGATGTCGGTGGGCGTGGAGTCGAAGGGACGTCGCATCCTGTTCCGGCAGATTGCGGGGCTGGTGGCGCGGCGCATCGTGACCTACAGCCGTGTCGGCGACGACGCTGAGCAGGGGGAACGCATGGGGCTCATTCGCTTTGGCTCGCGCGTGGACGTGTTTGTGCCCGTCGGTAGCACCATCAAGGTGCAGCTCGGCGAGAAGCCCGTGGCCGGCACCACCGTGCTCGCGGAGTTGCCGCAGTGACGGCCGCGCGCCGGCGCCGCTTCCCGCGGCCTTCGCTGGTGATGCTGCCAAACGGGTTCACGTTGGCGAACCTGTTCTTCGGCATCTTCGCCATCGTCGCGGCCTCGCGCGGCCAGCACATGCAGGCGGGCTGGTACATCGTGATCGGCGCGTTCTGCGACATGTTGGACGGGCGCATTGCCCGCGCCACCAACACCGGCAGCGCCTTCGGCGAGGAGCTCGACTCGCTGGTGGACGCCATCTCGTTCGGCCTCGCGCCGGCCCTGATGATGTACTTCGCCGTGCTGCGGCACAGCGGCTGGGACTGGGTGCTGGTGTTCCTCTACAGCGCCTGCGCCGTGATGCGCCTGGCGCGCTTCAACATCGAGTCGGCCGGCAAGGCCAAGTCCTACTTCAAGGGACTGCCGAGCCCGGCGGCCGGAGGCACGCTGGCAACCTACTACTGGTTCAGCCAGACGCCGCTGTACAACGAGACGTTCATCGGCGCCTGGCCCTGGGAGACGATCCTGCGCTTCCTGATGGCCGGCCTCGCCTTCCTGATGATCA
Protein-coding sequences here:
- a CDS encoding phosphatidylserine decarboxylase family protein: MNFAREGIPFILIALALAAAGYTLALMRRSWPLWVLAFVLTILVLWVAYFFRDPERTGPRGDQYVISPADGRVIAITEVDEPSFIQGRAIKISVFMNVFNVHVNRYPVSGKVAYVHYNPGKFLNAAADKASLENEQMSVGVESKGRRILFRQIAGLVARRIVTYSRVGDDAEQGERMGLIRFGSRVDVFVPVGSTIKVQLGEKPVAGTTVLAELPQ
- a CDS encoding phosphoribosylaminoimidazolesuccinocarboxamide synthase; this translates as MTSLLVGRTTLPLPMLRRGKVRDVYAVGDDLVLLVASDRVSAFDVVMRELVPYKGAVLTQLTAWWLRQFAGEVANHMESCDVDEIVARAPAIAMHRDELAGRAMLCRRTDVFPVECVVRGYLAGSAFKEYAASGTLAGERLASGLKESSRFDPPVFSPATKAESGHDENITIAQMGKVVGADTAAELERLSRLVYSRGRDLAAQRGIIIADTKFEFGRDADGNTLLIDEVMTPDSSRFWPADQWTEGKAPPSFDKQPLRDWLAAERAAGRWNGEAPPPTLPDDVVAATSRRYLEAYERLTGSPLDITQLP
- the pssA gene encoding CDP-diacylglycerol--serine O-phosphatidyltransferase; the encoded protein is MTAARRRRFPRPSLVMLPNGFTLANLFFGIFAIVAASRGQHMQAGWYIVIGAFCDMLDGRIARATNTGSAFGEELDSLVDAISFGLAPALMMYFAVLRHSGWDWVLVFLYSACAVMRLARFNIESAGKAKSYFKGLPSPAAGGTLATYYWFSQTPLYNETFIGAWPWETILRFLMAGLAFLMISNVPFPGWTKFTFKTVHGTAAIIVFVSSLFALFFLPQHYFFPMGIAYVLTGVVLAIVRGVLELPSPFDEPDELEENGDSLAEESLS